One sulfur-oxidizing endosymbiont of Gigantopelta aegis genomic region harbors:
- a CDS encoding IS1595 family transposase, which produces MSKNKIQFQEGYSLFELFNDYGTDKQCRQALFKWKFPDGFVCPECGNKTYCTLEHRHLYQCHHCHHQTSATCGTIFDSTKLPLSKWFLAIHLMTQLKTAVSALELKRQLKVSYNTAWSMKQKIMQVMKERDDSKPLSGIIQIDDAYWGGEHRGGSRGRGSENKTPFVAAVSTNEDGHPIAMNLNVLKGFKSSEIKRWAQTHLTPGSTVNCFPAVKEADCKHVPIVTGGGAASVDKIEFIWVNTMIGNIKNSMKGSYHSINSKHLPRYLAEFCYRFNRRFNLKDMMPRFLCVAMKTPPMNGKLLKMAELYG; this is translated from the coding sequence ATGTCAAAAAATAAAATTCAGTTTCAAGAAGGTTATAGTTTATTTGAGCTTTTTAATGATTATGGCACTGACAAACAGTGCCGACAAGCCTTATTTAAATGGAAATTTCCTGATGGATTTGTTTGCCCAGAGTGTGGCAATAAGACTTATTGCACTCTAGAACATCGCCATCTTTATCAGTGCCACCATTGTCATCATCAGACATCAGCAACCTGTGGGACAATATTTGATAGTACCAAACTGCCTTTATCTAAGTGGTTTTTAGCGATTCATCTTATGACTCAATTGAAGACAGCGGTTTCAGCATTAGAATTAAAGAGACAGCTTAAGGTAAGCTACAATACAGCCTGGAGTATGAAACAAAAGATCATGCAGGTTATGAAAGAACGTGATGACAGTAAACCTTTATCAGGCATCATTCAAATTGATGATGCCTACTGGGGTGGTGAGCACAGAGGCGGCTCCAGAGGTCGTGGTTCAGAAAATAAAACACCGTTCGTTGCAGCCGTTTCTACTAATGAAGATGGACACCCGATTGCAATGAATTTAAATGTGCTTAAAGGGTTTAAATCCAGTGAAATAAAACGATGGGCACAAACTCATTTAACACCTGGAAGTACTGTTAATTGTTTTCCTGCGGTTAAAGAAGCTGACTGTAAGCATGTTCCAATCGTCACGGGTGGTGGTGCGGCAAGTGTTGATAAAATTGAGTTTATCTGGGTTAACACTATGATAGGTAATATTAAAAACTCTATGAAGGGAAGCTATCATTCCATTAACTCAAAACATTTACCTCGGTATCTTGCTGAATTTTGTTATCGGTTTAATAGACGCTTTAACTTAAAAGACATGATGCCAAGGTTTTTATGCGTGGCGATGAAAACGCCACCTATGAATGGAAAGCTCCTAAAAATGGCGGAGCTTTATGGGTAA
- a CDS encoding GGDEF domain-containing protein — translation MSLNGEQFGEEAQELTVCYYADVSKKIQIEKQLLQLESTLSHKMSHDPVTGMLNHHSMFQTLNSEVSRSRRYDNPLSLVLMKVDFQSESNMTEEKREQMRLVISQLLKDQMRWADIVGHLDDFDFVFIT, via the coding sequence ATGAGCCTAAATGGTGAGCAGTTTGGTGAAGAGGCTCAGGAATTAACCGTTTGTTACTATGCCGATGTGAGCAAGAAAATTCAGATTGAAAAACAATTGTTGCAATTAGAGAGCACACTCTCTCATAAAATGTCTCACGATCCCGTGACGGGCATGTTGAACCATCATAGTATGTTTCAGACTTTGAATTCAGAAGTATCCAGAAGTCGTCGTTACGATAACCCTTTGTCACTGGTATTGATGAAGGTCGATTTTCAGTCAGAGTCTAACATGACAGAAGAAAAACGTGAGCAAATGCGCCTGGTAATCAGCCAATTATTGAAAGATCAAATGCGCTGGGCTGATATCGTTGGACACTTAGATGACTTTGATTTTGTCTTTATTACCTGA
- a CDS encoding class I adenylate cyclase produces the protein MNAFFSQFSFKTTGSISYVEYLFIHKRLLNEADFLNFGSIKNIVADELFHSATLWHLYKGIDSPYKSILKILLMECYTKEYPRIDFLCLQFKQIVYNEDKPDIDKLDPYIMMMSKISQYLEAEKSPERLDLARQCLYLKVNESLTEANSGQSHAWRQNIMQNLVNEWHWSQAKLELLDGRSHWKIDQVCIEHKKIIDSLTVSYRKESDYFRYHSKHVHISQRDLRILGRKLYAAFEKKAGKIEIMIHDSEINLHESYVSIHPIGEANNELGWAFYVGAINQIDKKTPPPSKKSTRLLKLLCWGFFNHVISSQSNFVLDKALEVLNTREIKQILETLEQIFPNAAPGHASMEALIKPTQLDANILFLNIGVDPFLNHHPSGTQITTKQTNALNYSSLHENLLLTIDQVLINSWHEVITHHFDGENGLIECLKQYLNWNHETDLARQSHVPKRPSLVCCFSSVRGEAISRCISELFNNVLNAFHGPEHAYTTRYLFSVEESFYLIWQDHSGPKHQKIPDQKELLRELSYPLAKFQSLLIDPAFSEFKVLRLIFSQNKENHIQLFYQNNRKTADIYIIDERGSLYHQSTPLEINNIHINHFVLFLDSVVNRLSYSNNYFNGTLDDATLDIDSAFDDLLIDLDNEGSEVDLQLEVFEIQKESPNQLVLEEQFSKLQSMPVQFFKIQVIADLNKDGSRRYVIYANGKEFNSFEYGRDVYKKVAHDVIQARQSKQRYPIYITDIDLSPELKDAESSHGIQATQLLKFKQEIERRLNQAIKNL, from the coding sequence ATGAACGCCTTTTTCAGCCAGTTTTCTTTTAAGACGACGGGTTCCATAAGTTATGTAGAGTATTTATTTATTCATAAACGCTTACTCAATGAAGCTGACTTTTTAAACTTCGGTTCAATCAAAAATATTGTTGCCGATGAACTATTTCATAGCGCCACCCTCTGGCATCTCTATAAGGGTATTGATTCACCCTATAAATCCATTTTAAAAATTCTCTTAATGGAATGTTATACCAAAGAATACCCCCGCATTGATTTTCTCTGCCTGCAATTTAAGCAAATAGTCTATAACGAAGACAAGCCGGATATTGATAAGCTTGATCCTTACATTATGATGATGAGCAAAATTAGCCAATATCTTGAAGCAGAGAAGAGCCCGGAACGGCTGGATCTCGCTCGCCAGTGTCTGTATTTAAAAGTCAATGAGTCGCTAACAGAGGCTAACTCCGGCCAAAGCCATGCCTGGCGACAAAATATTATGCAAAATTTGGTCAATGAATGGCATTGGTCTCAAGCCAAATTAGAGTTGTTGGACGGGCGCAGTCACTGGAAGATCGACCAGGTTTGTATTGAGCATAAAAAAATTATTGATTCACTAACGGTCAGCTACCGCAAAGAATCTGATTATTTTCGCTATCATAGTAAGCATGTGCATATCAGTCAGCGTGATTTGCGCATTCTAGGGCGCAAACTCTATGCGGCCTTTGAGAAAAAAGCCGGTAAAATTGAGATCATGATTCATGATAGTGAAATTAATTTACATGAATCTTATGTCTCTATACACCCCATTGGCGAGGCCAATAATGAATTAGGCTGGGCTTTTTATGTGGGTGCTATCAACCAAATTGACAAAAAAACACCCCCACCAAGCAAAAAATCAACTCGCTTACTTAAACTTTTATGCTGGGGATTTTTCAATCATGTCATTTCCAGCCAAAGTAATTTTGTGCTGGATAAAGCACTAGAAGTGCTTAACACCCGTGAAATTAAGCAAATACTAGAAACGCTTGAGCAGATATTTCCTAATGCGGCACCTGGACATGCCAGTATGGAAGCACTCATCAAGCCAACCCAGTTGGATGCCAATATTTTATTTCTCAATATTGGCGTTGATCCTTTTTTAAACCATCATCCCAGTGGCACACAAATTACCACCAAGCAAACCAATGCGCTCAACTATAGCTCTTTGCATGAAAACTTATTGCTCACCATCGATCAAGTACTCATCAATAGTTGGCATGAGGTCATAACCCATCATTTTGATGGTGAAAATGGTTTAATTGAATGCCTCAAACAATATTTAAACTGGAATCACGAAACCGATTTAGCTCGTCAATCTCATGTGCCCAAACGCCCTTCATTGGTTTGCTGTTTTTCCTCTGTGCGTGGTGAGGCAATTTCCCGTTGTATCAGCGAGTTATTCAATAATGTGTTAAACGCATTTCATGGTCCTGAACATGCCTATACAACACGTTATTTGTTTTCCGTTGAAGAAAGTTTTTATCTCATCTGGCAAGATCACTCCGGCCCCAAACACCAAAAAATTCCCGATCAAAAGGAATTGCTGCGTGAGTTATCCTATCCATTGGCTAAATTTCAGTCTTTGCTCATTGATCCCGCCTTTAGTGAGTTTAAAGTATTACGCTTGATTTTTAGTCAAAATAAAGAAAATCATATTCAGTTGTTTTACCAGAATAATCGCAAGACAGCCGATATATACATTATTGATGAACGCGGCAGTCTCTATCATCAGTCCACGCCACTGGAAATCAATAATATCCATATCAATCACTTTGTGTTATTTCTGGATTCGGTGGTCAATCGTCTCAGCTATAGCAACAATTATTTTAATGGCACACTTGATGATGCCACCCTTGATATTGATAGTGCCTTTGATGATCTCCTCATTGATCTGGACAATGAGGGCTCCGAAGTTGATTTACAATTAGAAGTGTTTGAAATCCAAAAAGAGTCACCCAATCAACTCGTGTTGGAAGAACAGTTTTCAAAATTGCAGAGTATGCCGGTGCAATTTTTTAAAATTCAGGTAATTGCAGATTTAAACAAGGATGGTAGTCGGCGTTATGTCATTTATGCCAATGGTAAGGAGTTTAATTCGTTTGAATATGGCCGAGATGTTTATAAGAAAGTGGCGCATGATGTGATTCAGGCAAGACAAAGCAAACAGCGTTATCCCATTTATATTACCGATATCGATTTATCACCTGAACTCAAAGATGCAGAAAGCAGTCATGGCATTCAGGCCACACAATTATTAAAATTTAAGCAGGAAATTGAGCGGCGCTTAAATCAGGCGATTAAGAACCTTTAG
- a CDS encoding DUF302 domain-containing protein: MKNNVVKKWRVGILMLSMVFLMLVSTLAQADHEQLIMGRSTEAFPETMSALQEEIRKAGYTISIVQRVDVGLTGMGFKTDKYRVVFFGKPEEIKNLPKKHPELTPYLPLAIAIFAEADETILTAMSPHFIESDYAPDKNGELYAILQKWQQDMQTIIENISHLE; the protein is encoded by the coding sequence ATGAAAAATAACGTAGTTAAAAAATGGCGAGTAGGCATTCTAATGCTTTCAATGGTTTTCTTGATGCTGGTTTCTACACTGGCTCAGGCTGATCATGAGCAATTAATTATGGGGCGTTCGACCGAAGCCTTTCCTGAAACCATGAGTGCCTTGCAAGAAGAAATACGCAAAGCGGGCTATACCATCAGTATCGTACAGCGAGTCGATGTGGGCTTAACCGGCATGGGTTTTAAAACTGATAAATATCGCGTTGTCTTTTTTGGCAAGCCGGAAGAAATAAAAAACTTGCCCAAAAAACACCCTGAATTAACGCCTTATTTACCCTTGGCCATTGCTATTTTTGCTGAGGCAGATGAAACTATTTTAACGGCCATGTCACCGCATTTTATTGAGTCTGATTATGCGCCTGATAAAAATGGTGAATTGTATGCCATTTTGCAAAAATGGCAACAGGATATGCAGACGATTATTGAGAACATTAGTCATCTAGAATAA
- a CDS encoding c-type cytochrome has product MFYSTHLKISGFKALSALLLSSLLFVAMPAQSHEAQDSSALAKETKASLAAGDALFQKKCSVCHGSEGDGGVGVPLNFRDFLSTSSNRYLHRTIQKGRPGRIMPAFTGLSETEIRNIIQYIRSWKPEIAVPEYSLAHIQGDIAKGQKVYESICINCHREKGVGGKGTGVTFSRPRDAAIIAPAIGNPAFLSAASDQMLKRIIMTGRESTPMVSAQSMGLKEVDVDNVVTYLRSLAKSEKSIAQKNKEKGQAVLVYESSYSLEETIENMKRAAIGYNFRYIREQTLDQGFVDKEQENKDEYLIYFCNFNFLNQALSVDPRIGMFLPFRDTIIKKDDTVLVMTVNPDYLCSMFNNNELKQGCEFMSEKYEAMLEESTL; this is encoded by the coding sequence ATGTTCTATAGCACACATCTCAAAATTTCAGGCTTTAAGGCGCTTTCAGCTCTACTACTCTCCAGTTTATTGTTTGTAGCAATGCCAGCGCAGTCTCACGAAGCACAAGACAGCAGTGCCTTAGCCAAGGAAACAAAAGCTTCGCTTGCGGCAGGTGATGCCTTGTTTCAGAAAAAATGTTCGGTCTGTCATGGCAGTGAAGGTGATGGTGGTGTTGGCGTGCCCCTTAATTTTCGTGACTTCTTAAGCACCAGTTCAAATCGCTACTTACACCGTACGATTCAAAAGGGTAGACCTGGTCGTATTATGCCTGCCTTTACCGGCCTGAGTGAGACTGAAATACGCAATATTATTCAATATATTCGTAGCTGGAAACCTGAGATTGCAGTGCCCGAATATTCACTGGCCCACATTCAGGGTGATATCGCTAAAGGGCAAAAGGTTTATGAAAGCATTTGCATCAATTGTCATCGTGAAAAAGGTGTGGGTGGCAAGGGGACTGGCGTAACATTCTCTCGTCCTCGTGATGCGGCAATTATTGCCCCGGCTATTGGCAATCCTGCTTTTTTATCAGCAGCGTCGGATCAAATGTTAAAGCGCATTATCATGACTGGGCGTGAATCAACACCTATGGTCTCTGCTCAATCAATGGGCTTAAAAGAAGTCGATGTTGACAATGTGGTCACTTATCTACGTTCTCTGGCTAAGTCAGAAAAAAGCATAGCGCAGAAAAATAAAGAGAAGGGTCAGGCAGTATTGGTCTACGAATCTTCTTATTCACTAGAAGAAACCATCGAAAACATGAAACGCGCAGCGATTGGCTATAATTTTCGCTATATTCGTGAACAGACACTAGATCAGGGGTTTGTCGATAAAGAACAAGAAAACAAAGACGAATATCTGATTTATTTTTGTAACTTCAACTTTCTCAATCAGGCCTTGTCCGTTGATCCTCGTATCGGTATGTTTCTGCCTTTTCGTGACACCATCATAAAGAAAGACGATACCGTGTTGGTGATGACAGTGAATCCGGATTATTTATGCTCGATGTTTAACAATAATGAACTCAAGCAGGGCTGTGAATTTATGTCCGAGAAATATGAAGCCATGCTTGAAGAAAGCACCTTATAA
- the cyaY gene encoding iron donor protein CyaY produces the protein MTKITMTESEFKEFVEDIIIQIEDALEDLDSDIDYESSDGILTIIMENKSQLIINRQTAALQLWLAAKSGGYHFDYVATDKGNAWQDDRSGESFIDTLNRCLSEQSGSNIVLDLE, from the coding sequence ATGACAAAAATAACCATGACCGAATCAGAATTCAAAGAATTTGTAGAAGATATTATCATTCAGATAGAAGATGCATTGGAAGACTTAGACAGTGATATCGATTATGAGTCATCAGATGGTATTCTGACCATCATCATGGAAAATAAATCACAACTCATCATCAATCGCCAAACGGCTGCTCTGCAATTGTGGCTAGCGGCCAAATCTGGAGGCTATCATTTTGACTATGTGGCAACGGATAAGGGCAATGCCTGGCAGGATGATCGCAGTGGTGAAAGTTTTATTGATACCCTCAACCGCTGCCTGAGTGAACAATCGGGCAGCAACATAGTTCTTGATTTGGAATAA
- the soxZ gene encoding thiosulfate oxidation carrier complex protein SoxZ, producing the protein MAKSTIKIRAKAKNGVVTVKALISHKMETGLRKNKKTGKVIPALFIENVDCEHNGAPIMNAEWGVAISKNPYLSFKFAGASGDSVKLSWKDNSGKSDTLETKVK; encoded by the coding sequence ATGGCAAAGAGTACAATAAAAATACGCGCTAAAGCAAAAAATGGCGTAGTAACAGTGAAAGCACTGATCAGTCATAAGATGGAAACTGGTTTACGTAAAAATAAAAAGACAGGCAAAGTAATTCCTGCTCTTTTCATTGAAAACGTTGATTGTGAGCACAATGGTGCGCCAATCATGAATGCAGAATGGGGTGTAGCAATTTCTAAAAACCCATACCTGTCATTCAAATTCGCAGGTGCTTCTGGTGATAGCGTTAAACTATCCTGGAAAGACAATTCTGGCAAGTCTGATACTTTGGAAACCAAAGTTAAGTAA
- the soxY gene encoding thiosulfate oxidation carrier protein SoxY: MMQRRHFLKNTMATGAVALAAASGLLVPVQVLAWNKKAFEAKDVSGAMKGSIGTELTTASDKINIKAPDIAENGAVVPVTISSTLSGVTSITLLSEKNGTPLVAKFNLKGKAEAFVSTRIKMGKTSNIIAICESAGKFYSARKEVKVTIGGCGG, encoded by the coding sequence ATGATGCAACGTAGACATTTCCTGAAAAATACAATGGCCACTGGTGCCGTTGCTTTAGCCGCTGCAAGTGGTTTGTTAGTACCTGTTCAGGTTCTAGCATGGAATAAAAAAGCTTTTGAAGCAAAAGACGTATCAGGCGCTATGAAAGGCTCAATTGGTACTGAATTGACAACTGCAAGTGATAAAATCAATATTAAAGCACCTGACATCGCTGAAAACGGTGCCGTTGTGCCTGTTACTATCAGCTCTACTTTGAGTGGTGTGACTTCAATTACTTTACTTTCAGAAAAGAATGGTACACCTCTGGTTGCCAAATTTAACCTGAAAGGCAAAGCAGAAGCATTTGTTTCTACTCGTATCAAAATGGGTAAAACATCTAACATCATCGCAATTTGTGAATCTGCTGGTAAATTCTATAGCGCCAGAAAAGAAGTCAAAGTCACCATCGGTGGTTGTGGCGGTTAA
- a CDS encoding sensor histidine kinase yields MKFKLFSIVTSQCSNLTAEQYATAELRIANYFGVRAGLSPLAYVLLLLSITLATENGWYFFQNYWYIELFILLTTIGRFIVLPKLIHAEQHNYRQYLYSYYAFSLASGFLWGLINAMMIWFDQLQNFSYLALSLVIATTGGAIGSLSSYRGGVAVFILCKWLPVVLALILLSMNGNQDAMLVFFMVLLMMVFVISQAMRIASDNQCGLIRQIQLESRSDELSRALETIEQQQEEVKQHRDHLQELVDEKTTDLIAAKEKAELADKAKSEFLANMSHELRTPLHSILSFSHFGLTRLGQVSDDKIKSYFEKINYSGEVQLSLVNNLLDLSRMEYHKEGIFFHPYQLYDIAQSVVEELSSLIEEKQIEILLDTSGKHIFVEGDEDKIQQLIRNLLGNAIKFSADKSKVYIRIYNNSGSIRLEIEDQGPGVPDVDKHLIFDKFSQSSRTRTGAGGTGLGLAICRQIMQLHKGDIWVEDAKLNQSARGALFIAVFPIVQAELQK; encoded by the coding sequence TTGAAGTTTAAGCTTTTTTCTATAGTAACGTCCCAGTGCAGTAATTTAACTGCTGAACAATATGCTACTGCTGAATTACGCATAGCCAATTATTTTGGTGTGCGTGCTGGTTTGTCTCCGTTGGCCTATGTCTTATTATTGCTCAGCATCACCTTAGCAACAGAAAATGGCTGGTATTTTTTTCAAAACTATTGGTATATTGAGCTCTTTATTCTGCTCACCACCATCGGACGGTTTATTGTCCTGCCAAAACTGATTCATGCCGAACAACACAATTATCGTCAATATTTATACTCTTATTATGCTTTTAGCCTGGCATCCGGTTTTCTCTGGGGACTGATCAATGCCATGATGATCTGGTTTGATCAATTACAAAATTTCAGTTACCTCGCTTTATCTTTAGTGATTGCAACCACCGGAGGCGCTATTGGCTCATTGTCATCCTATCGAGGTGGTGTGGCCGTGTTTATTCTGTGTAAATGGCTCCCGGTTGTATTGGCATTGATTTTATTGAGCATGAACGGCAATCAGGATGCGATGCTGGTATTTTTTATGGTATTGCTGATGATGGTTTTTGTGATCAGTCAGGCAATGCGTATTGCCTCAGATAATCAATGTGGGCTGATACGCCAGATTCAATTAGAAAGTCGTAGCGATGAACTCAGTCGTGCCTTGGAAACCATTGAACAGCAACAAGAAGAAGTGAAACAACATCGTGATCATTTACAAGAATTAGTCGATGAAAAAACCACAGATCTGATTGCGGCCAAAGAGAAAGCCGAGCTGGCGGATAAAGCCAAAAGTGAATTTCTGGCCAATATGTCACATGAATTGCGAACCCCGCTGCACTCTATTCTCAGTTTTAGTCACTTTGGATTGACTCGACTGGGACAGGTGAGTGATGACAAGATCAAGAGCTATTTTGAAAAAATAAATTATTCCGGTGAGGTTCAATTGAGTTTGGTGAATAATCTCTTAGATTTGTCTCGTATGGAGTATCACAAAGAAGGCATATTTTTTCACCCTTATCAATTATACGATATTGCCCAAAGTGTGGTTGAAGAACTGAGTAGCCTGATTGAAGAAAAACAGATTGAAATTTTATTAGATACCTCAGGCAAACATATCTTTGTGGAAGGTGATGAGGACAAAATCCAACAGCTTATCCGCAATTTATTAGGCAATGCGATAAAATTTTCAGCGGATAAGTCGAAAGTCTATATCCGTATATATAATAATAGCGGTAGTATTCGTTTGGAAATTGAAGATCAGGGACCCGGTGTGCCTGATGTCGATAAGCATTTAATTTTTGATAAATTCAGTCAGTCCAGTCGTACCCGCACCGGAGCGGGAGGAACAGGTTTAGGCCTGGCTATCTGTCGGCAGATAATGCAATTGCACAAGGGTGATATCTGGGTCGAAGATGCTAAACTCAATCAATCGGCTAGAGGTGCACTATTTATTGCTGTTTTCCCAATTGTCCAAGCTGAATTGCAGAAATGA
- a CDS encoding sigma-54-dependent transcriptional regulator, whose protein sequence is MKQKLIIIDDEPKAGRLMARYLDDTYECHIFVDPLEAMTFFAKEPVDLVITDMQMPNMTGAQVLAEIRAVDKLIPVIVITAYSNVDNAIEVLRLGATDFVKKPFDIEELKITIGKALNVSILKAENLRLKERLKAQQDQDERYRMIGTGGNMQKVYDIIDKIADIRCNVIIEGESGTGKELVARAIHFQSQSAEKPFIVIDCGALTDSLLQSELFGYEKGAFTGANKQKKGLLETASGGTLFLDEICNISDNMQTKLLRVVQEQQIIRVGGLEPIDIDVRFVVATNQPMDKMVQEGKFRHDLYHRLNVINIQVPPLRTRLEDIPLLTSVMLKRFAKKYQRTIEGFDAQSLQLLKTYQWPGNVRELSNIIERAVALSDTELLHLDEIPVSVQAPGQDTSEQIDSDQPTLAELERRYIFKLLDANNDNREKTASILGVNKSTLWRKLKEYNV, encoded by the coding sequence ATGAAGCAAAAACTGATTATTATTGATGATGAGCCAAAAGCCGGGCGCTTGATGGCGCGATACCTTGATGATACCTACGAGTGTCATATCTTTGTTGATCCACTGGAGGCGATGACTTTTTTTGCCAAAGAGCCGGTTGATCTGGTCATTACCGATATGCAAATGCCTAATATGACAGGGGCTCAAGTGCTGGCAGAGATTCGTGCTGTGGATAAACTCATTCCCGTCATTGTGATCACTGCGTATTCTAATGTGGATAATGCGATTGAAGTTTTACGTCTGGGGGCAACCGATTTTGTTAAAAAGCCCTTTGATATTGAAGAGCTGAAAATAACCATAGGCAAAGCCTTAAATGTATCCATTCTTAAGGCAGAAAACTTACGCTTGAAAGAGCGATTAAAAGCCCAGCAGGATCAGGATGAGCGCTATCGCATGATTGGCACGGGTGGCAATATGCAAAAAGTGTATGACATCATCGACAAAATTGCCGACATTCGTTGCAATGTCATTATTGAAGGTGAATCGGGCACGGGTAAAGAATTGGTGGCCAGAGCCATTCATTTTCAAAGCCAGTCAGCAGAGAAGCCCTTTATTGTGATTGACTGTGGCGCCTTAACCGATAGTTTGCTACAAAGTGAATTGTTCGGTTATGAAAAAGGTGCTTTTACCGGCGCCAACAAACAAAAAAAAGGACTCTTAGAAACCGCTTCAGGCGGGACACTCTTTCTCGATGAAATCTGCAATATTTCTGACAATATGCAGACCAAATTATTGCGCGTAGTACAGGAGCAGCAAATTATTCGAGTCGGAGGGCTAGAGCCGATTGATATTGATGTACGCTTTGTCGTGGCGACCAATCAGCCGATGGATAAAATGGTGCAGGAAGGCAAGTTTCGTCATGACTTATATCACCGCCTCAATGTGATAAATATTCAGGTGCCGCCTTTACGCACTCGCCTGGAAGACATTCCCTTATTGACTAGCGTGATGCTTAAGCGTTTTGCGAAAAAATACCAGCGCACTATCGAGGGTTTTGATGCACAATCCTTACAATTGTTGAAAACCTATCAATGGCCGGGCAATGTGCGAGAGTTGAGTAATATTATTGAGCGGGCAGTGGCATTGTCTGATACTGAACTTTTGCATCTGGATGAAATTCCTGTTTCAGTACAAGCGCCCGGGCAGGATACCAGTGAGCAGATTGATAGCGATCAACCGACTTTAGCCGAGCTAGAACGGCGATATATTTTTAAGCTGTTAGATGCAAATAATGATAATCGAGAAAAAACAGCTAGTATCTTGGGCGTGAACAAATCTACTCTATGGCGTAAATTGAAAGAGTATAATGTTTAG